From one Leifsonia soli genomic stretch:
- a CDS encoding TetR/AcrR family transcriptional regulator C-terminal domain-containing protein, whose protein sequence is MSSEPVTSRPTLSTARVIEAAVALADREGLDGLSMRELAQRLGVVPMALYKHVANKDDLLDGMVDTVWAEVEAPSSDLGWREAMRRRSISLRSALLRHRWAVGMMESRMRPGPANLSRHDAMMGCLRRSGFSFRTTVHVTSVLDAYVYGFALQQKTLPFGTPEESGETAARKLEATPPELAAMYPHLLEVVAELARAGYDYDAEFLTGLELVLDGIEQLRPGWATADRAPRPPIGGHG, encoded by the coding sequence ATGTCAAGCGAGCCCGTGACGTCCCGCCCGACGCTGAGCACAGCGCGGGTCATCGAGGCCGCCGTCGCGCTGGCGGACCGGGAGGGCCTCGACGGGTTGAGCATGCGCGAGCTCGCGCAGCGGCTCGGCGTCGTCCCCATGGCGCTGTACAAGCACGTCGCCAACAAGGACGACCTGCTCGACGGGATGGTCGACACCGTCTGGGCGGAGGTGGAGGCGCCATCCTCCGATCTCGGCTGGCGGGAGGCGATGCGGCGCCGCTCGATCTCGCTTCGCAGCGCACTGCTCCGCCATCGCTGGGCCGTCGGGATGATGGAGTCGCGCATGCGTCCCGGCCCGGCGAACCTGAGCAGGCACGACGCGATGATGGGCTGCCTCCGCCGGTCGGGGTTCTCGTTCCGGACGACCGTGCACGTCACATCGGTGCTCGACGCCTACGTCTACGGCTTCGCCCTCCAGCAGAAGACACTGCCCTTCGGCACCCCGGAAGAGTCGGGCGAGACGGCCGCGCGCAAGCTCGAGGCGACGCCGCCCGAGCTGGCGGCGATGTACCCGCACCTGCTCGAAGTCGTCGCCGAGCTCGCCCGCGCCGGATACGACTACGACGCGGAGTTCCTCACCGGGCTCGAGCTCGTCCTCGACGGGATCGAGCAGCTGCGGCCCGGGTGGGCGACGGCCGACCGGGCGCCGCGTCCACCGATCGGCGGACACGGGTGA
- a CDS encoding DUF4386 domain-containing protein: MDPDRRRSLLAGVLFLLTFATSIPGALLYGPVLNDPRFVLGDGSATAVLAGAVLEIALVIANLGTALALYPVLRRTSPSLALGYVVARVMESTLIAVGILSLLTVVSLREAGTGADGTAVVVAHALVALHGWTFLLGPGFVVGIGNGLMLGWMLRRAGLVPRGWAWFGMIGGPLVSLSGIAVLFGAWDQVSAVSVVLTLPEVVWELFLGVYLTVHGFHRRDAGAVADGTVRVPATS, from the coding sequence ATGGATCCGGACCGCCGCCGCTCGCTCCTCGCGGGCGTGCTCTTCCTGCTCACCTTCGCCACCTCCATCCCCGGCGCGCTGCTCTACGGGCCCGTGCTGAACGATCCGCGCTTCGTGCTCGGCGACGGCTCGGCGACGGCCGTGCTCGCCGGTGCCGTGCTCGAGATCGCGCTGGTCATCGCCAATCTCGGCACAGCGCTCGCGCTCTACCCGGTGCTCCGGCGCACCAGCCCGTCGCTCGCGCTCGGCTACGTCGTCGCGCGGGTCATGGAGTCCACGCTGATCGCCGTCGGGATCCTCAGCCTGCTCACCGTCGTGAGCCTGCGGGAGGCCGGGACGGGCGCGGACGGAACCGCCGTGGTCGTCGCGCACGCGCTCGTCGCGCTGCACGGCTGGACGTTCCTCCTGGGCCCCGGCTTCGTCGTCGGCATCGGCAACGGCCTGATGCTCGGGTGGATGCTGCGCCGGGCCGGGCTCGTGCCGCGCGGCTGGGCGTGGTTCGGCATGATCGGCGGTCCGCTGGTGTCGCTGTCGGGCATCGCCGTGCTGTTCGGCGCGTGGGACCAGGTCTCCGCCGTGTCGGTGGTGCTGACGCTGCCCGAGGTCGTCTGGGAGCTGTTCCTCGGCGTCTACCTGACCGTCCACGGGTTCCACCGGCGGGACGCCGGGGCGGTCGCGGACGGAACGGTCAGAGTCCCAGCGACTTCTTGA
- the csrA gene encoding carbon storage regulator CsrA: MLVLTRKAGERVLIGDDIVVTILEARGDGVRIGIDAPRGIRIQRDEVVKAVTEANQEATERAAGTDDAEALIKKSLGL, translated from the coding sequence ATGCTGGTATTGACGCGCAAGGCGGGGGAGCGGGTGCTCATCGGCGACGACATCGTCGTCACGATCCTCGAAGCGCGTGGGGACGGCGTGCGGATCGGCATCGATGCCCCGCGCGGCATCCGCATCCAGCGCGACGAGGTGGTCAAGGCCGTGACCGAGGCCAACCAGGAGGCGACCGAGCGCGCCGCCGGCACCGACGACGCCGAGGCGCTCATCAAGAAGTCGCTGGGACTCTGA
- a CDS encoding flagellar biosynthesis protein FlhA gives MLLVVPVPSWLLDVLIIVNIMLALVVLLTTMFVKKPLDFSVFPSLLLVATLFRLGLNVASTRLVLGDGFAGQVIQAFGHVAVGGSIIIGAVVFLILVVIQFIVVTKGAERVAEVGARFTLDAMPGKQMAIDADLNAGLITEEQARARRAEVSAEADFYGAMDGASKFVKGDAIAGILIIVINVVGGIAIGMVQRGMQLGDAVNSYTLLTIGDGLVSQIPALLMAVSTGMIVTRSNAESEMGTTASNQLSQSRNALMIAGCAAIVMALIPGMPPIPFVLVGAFLIFASQRIKTSQAAAKKAQAAQNAVAATTSETTEDLIEQMRVHALEITLAPDLVDIVSGASDDLLARVRALRRKIALELGVIVPPVRTRDSAELPPSTYVIKIAGVEAGRGQAPSGRVLALGDALDNLPGTPTVEPVFGLPAKWIPSEMRHSAELGGATVIDRVSVLITHLSSIITANAARLLTREDVRLLTEGVKRVNPPAVEELIPALLSLAEVQRVLQGLLAEQVPINDLPRILEALTLRAKVSNDPEGLVEAARAALGPAVVAPHVDEGTLRVIMIDPGLEQSMLEGLRPSEGGTQIVLDPVRLEAVLASVRDTAARLDDAGVSAVLVCAPALRPAIRRLVAGQIAGLAVLSYQEVTAVQAAIETVGVVRGAESIAA, from the coding sequence ATGCTGCTCGTCGTCCCGGTGCCGTCGTGGCTCCTCGACGTGCTCATCATCGTCAACATCATGCTGGCGCTGGTCGTGCTGCTCACGACGATGTTCGTCAAGAAGCCGCTCGACTTCTCCGTGTTCCCGTCGCTGCTTCTCGTGGCGACGCTGTTCCGGCTCGGGCTCAACGTCGCATCCACCCGCCTGGTGCTGGGCGACGGCTTCGCCGGGCAGGTCATCCAGGCGTTCGGCCACGTCGCCGTCGGCGGCTCGATCATCATCGGCGCCGTCGTCTTCCTCATCCTGGTGGTCATCCAGTTCATCGTCGTCACCAAGGGTGCGGAGCGCGTGGCGGAGGTCGGCGCGCGCTTCACCCTCGACGCGATGCCGGGCAAGCAGATGGCGATCGACGCCGACCTCAACGCCGGGCTCATCACCGAGGAGCAGGCGCGGGCCCGTCGCGCCGAGGTCTCGGCCGAGGCGGACTTCTACGGCGCGATGGACGGCGCATCCAAGTTCGTCAAGGGCGACGCCATCGCGGGCATCCTCATCATCGTGATCAACGTCGTCGGCGGCATCGCGATCGGGATGGTGCAGCGCGGCATGCAGCTCGGCGACGCCGTCAACTCCTATACCCTGCTGACCATCGGCGACGGCCTCGTCTCGCAGATCCCCGCCCTGCTCATGGCGGTGTCCACGGGCATGATCGTGACGCGCTCGAACGCCGAGTCCGAGATGGGAACGACGGCGAGCAACCAGCTCAGCCAATCGCGCAACGCCCTGATGATCGCGGGATGCGCAGCGATCGTGATGGCGCTCATCCCCGGGATGCCGCCCATCCCGTTCGTGCTCGTCGGCGCGTTCCTCATCTTCGCGTCGCAGCGCATCAAGACGTCGCAGGCGGCGGCGAAGAAGGCGCAGGCGGCGCAGAACGCCGTCGCGGCGACCACGTCGGAGACGACGGAGGACCTGATCGAGCAGATGCGCGTGCACGCGCTCGAGATCACGCTCGCGCCCGACCTCGTCGACATCGTCAGCGGCGCCTCCGACGACCTGCTCGCCCGGGTTCGGGCGCTGCGGCGCAAGATCGCGCTCGAGCTCGGGGTGATCGTGCCGCCGGTGCGCACGCGCGACAGCGCGGAGCTGCCGCCGTCGACCTACGTGATCAAGATCGCGGGAGTGGAGGCCGGCCGGGGGCAGGCGCCGTCCGGCCGGGTGCTCGCCCTCGGCGACGCCCTGGACAACCTGCCGGGAACGCCGACCGTCGAGCCGGTGTTCGGGCTCCCGGCGAAGTGGATCCCGTCCGAGATGCGGCACAGCGCGGAGCTGGGCGGGGCGACGGTCATCGACCGCGTCTCCGTGCTCATCACGCACCTGTCGTCGATCATCACGGCGAACGCGGCGCGCCTGCTCACCCGGGAGGACGTGCGCCTTCTCACCGAGGGCGTCAAGCGCGTGAACCCGCCGGCGGTGGAGGAGCTCATCCCCGCGCTGCTCTCGCTGGCCGAGGTGCAGAGGGTGCTGCAGGGGCTGCTGGCCGAGCAGGTGCCGATCAACGACCTCCCGCGCATCCTGGAGGCACTGACGCTGCGCGCGAAGGTGTCGAACGACCCCGAGGGGCTGGTCGAGGCCGCGCGCGCCGCCCTCGGGCCGGCCGTCGTCGCGCCGCACGTCGACGAGGGGACGCTGCGGGTCATCATGATCGACCCGGGCCTCGAGCAGTCGATGCTCGAAGGCCTGCGCCCGTCGGAGGGCGGCACGCAGATCGTGCTCGACCCGGTGCGGCTGGAGGCCGTGCTGGCCTCGGTCCGCGACACGGCGGCGCGGTTGGACGATGCCGGAGTCTCGGCGGTCCTGGTCTGCGCGCCGGCCCTGCGTCCGGCCATACGGCGGCTCGTCGCCGGCCAGATCGCGGGACTCGCGGTGCTCTCCTACCAGGAGGTGACCGCTGTGCAGGCGGCGATCGAGACGGTGGGGGTGGTGCGGGGTGCGGAGTCGATCGCGGCCTGA
- a CDS encoding EscU/YscU/HrcU family type III secretion system export apparatus switch protein yields MSDAQERTEQATEKRMKEARSKGRLSKSSDLTAWVGVGAAAVMLPFTLQTGSTAAIEQLFSVRSVIESPDPAKAVAALGDGLGSIMATIGPLLAVGALAVVGAAAVQGGIHFKKLEGKYEQFNIVQGIGRVFGMRALWEGAKTLLKSAVVAIGLFLVVQGLMPVLLTSGSMPLASLLSAASGGTAGLLQAAIGAGLVLAGLDVLVVMRRNRKHTRMSKQEVRDENKNSEGDPLVRSHRRSRQLAMSRNRMIAAIGGSDVVLVNPTHIAVAVKYEPGKSAPRVVAKGAGAIALRIREKAEEERVPIVKDIPLARALHAGCEVGDEIPVELYNAVARVLAFVMSLKQRGSAAGLHTMRPQLQGGMS; encoded by the coding sequence ATGAGCGACGCGCAGGAACGCACCGAGCAGGCGACGGAAAAGCGGATGAAGGAGGCGCGCTCCAAGGGCCGCCTCTCCAAGTCGTCCGACCTGACCGCCTGGGTCGGAGTCGGAGCTGCTGCCGTGATGCTGCCCTTCACCCTGCAGACCGGCAGCACCGCCGCCATCGAGCAGCTGTTCTCCGTCCGCTCGGTGATCGAGAGCCCCGACCCGGCGAAGGCGGTCGCCGCGCTCGGCGACGGGCTCGGCAGCATCATGGCGACGATCGGACCGCTGCTGGCCGTGGGCGCGCTCGCCGTGGTGGGCGCCGCCGCCGTGCAGGGCGGCATCCACTTCAAGAAGCTCGAGGGCAAGTACGAGCAGTTCAACATCGTGCAGGGCATCGGACGCGTGTTCGGGATGCGGGCGCTCTGGGAGGGCGCGAAGACCCTGCTCAAGTCGGCCGTGGTCGCGATCGGGCTGTTCCTCGTGGTCCAGGGGCTGATGCCGGTGCTGCTCACGTCCGGCTCGATGCCGCTCGCCTCCCTGCTCTCGGCCGCGTCCGGGGGGACGGCAGGGCTGCTGCAGGCGGCGATCGGCGCCGGCCTCGTGCTCGCCGGCCTCGACGTGCTCGTGGTCATGCGCCGCAACCGCAAGCACACGCGCATGAGCAAGCAGGAGGTGCGCGACGAGAACAAGAACAGCGAGGGCGACCCGCTGGTGCGCTCGCACCGGCGCTCCCGTCAGCTCGCGATGAGCCGCAACCGCATGATCGCGGCCATCGGCGGGTCGGATGTCGTGCTCGTCAACCCGACGCACATCGCCGTCGCGGTGAAGTACGAACCGGGCAAGTCGGCCCCGCGGGTCGTCGCGAAGGGCGCGGGCGCCATCGCGCTGCGCATCCGTGAGAAGGCGGAGGAGGAGCGCGTGCCGATCGTCAAGGACATCCCGCTCGCGCGGGCGCTGCACGCCGGATGCGAGGTCGGGGACGAGATCCCCGTCGAGCTCTACAACGCGGTCGCGCGGGTCCTCGCGTTCGTCATGTCGCTCAAGCAGCGCGGCTCGGCTGCCGGGCTCCACACCATGCGGCCGCAGCTCCAGGGAGGGATGTCGTGA